Within the Halomonas sp. HL-93 genome, the region GTTTGTACCGCCAGATTCCTTTGAAGAAGTTCCTCTTAATAAAGTGCTTAAAAATAACTTTTGGAATGGTTCTCATATTGTAGAGTTGCAGAACTCTACTAAGAACAAAGTCATTCCTTTTTTAGAGTCACCAGAACTACTTCAAGAACTGTCCGAAAAGATTCAGCAGTACATTCCCATTGCTTTAGCTAGTCTTTCAGATCGGCTTGGTAATTTTTTAATACAAATTCCTGTGACTGTAATTCAAGCTCAATTTCAGCATTCAAAGAGCGAAAATGATTTGAGACTAAAAATCGCATTCCATCCAAAGGCTAAAAATCGTAAGTTAAGAGTTAACTGTGAAATGGAATACGATAAAATTATTAATGGGTATGGTTCTTACGAAATAAAAGGTACAGATCTTGTTATACCCATGGATAGTGATTATGGGCCACACAAAGGAGTTGTTTGGGATGATGAGCATAATTTAATATTAGCAGCAACTCGACCAAGTTCTTTTGTCTCAACATTCTCAGTTGAAATTGGAATTATTGAAAATGAACCCCGAGTTTTTAAGATAAAAAATAAGGATATTGAAGAAAATATACGTATAAATGTTCGACACACTCAAAGAAATGATGTCGGAGATAAAAGTTATAATCATGATGGGTGGGTTCAGAAAAGATTATATAGAGATGAAAAAACACGGCTCACTAAACAAAAAAAGTTCATCCAATATAAACCTAAAGCAGGTGATGTGGAAAGTGAGCATCAAAAAGCTATATCTGACATTAAGTCATTAATTGTTCAGTATGGTGAAAAAGGGGTTTGGCTTTGGGATCCATACCTAAACGCAAATGATATCTTGAAAACTCTTTTTTATTGCCCTTACTTTGGTTCAGATCTAAGAGCATTAACAAATTTAAGTGCATTTAATGATAAGTGTGAGACAAAAGAAAAGGCTAAAGGAAAAAATGCACTGCTTGTTGAACAAAAAAAAATATTCCAAAATTTAGATTCGAACTTTTACGGAATAAAATTTGAGTTTAGAGCGCGAATTGGAAGTTCAGGCTGGAATTTTCATGATAGATTTTTAATATTTCCTGATACTCGAGAAGGTGTGCTTGCATGGTCATTAGGTACATCTGTTAACAGCCTTGGGAAACAACATCATATACTTCAGAAGATTGATGATGGCCAGCTTATAGCTGACTCATTTATAGAGTTGTGGGAACAATTAGACCATCAAGATAATTTAATATGGAAGCACCAATGAGCTATTATGAAGATAATCTGAAGAAGCTTGTTAAACTTTCAGTAAGCTCCAATTGTAATGATATTGTAGCTATAGATACAGAGTTGTTAGGAATTGAAGATATTAGCAATGAAGTTCTAAATGATTTCTACAGGAATTTAGAGGCAGAATACGAATGCTTTTACGTCTTGAAGTTTCAAAATATTAGCTTCCTTGAAGAAGATGATTTAAAAAAAGAAAAAATAATTAACTTAATAAGTTGGGTCATAGAAACTCTAGAAAATTGGGAATATGAAGACTTATATAGTTTCAATAAATTGGCAATACTATTTAATGTAACGAGCTTTTTGGATGAAAATGGATCCTTATGGAAAGCTCTGCTTTCAAATAATATAAACATAAGTGGTCAGATATTAGCTTACTCCAAACAGGAGCTGTCTCGCCTAAGATGTGAATTTAATGTTGAGGAAGGTGTAGACGTTCCTATACATGAAAGAGAGAGTTTAGAAAGATTTTTATTAGCTATATCCAATAAAAATTTTGAAGATATTTCTGAAATGTGGCGTCTATTTAACAATAGGCCGTTGTTAAGTTATAAGTATGTACAGATGCTTTGCGTTCTCGATTATTTTAAACCCTCGTTTTTGGTGTCTGCTTTTGAGGGGAATGAATCTGTACCAATTCTAATGCATATTATGCTTTATATAAGAGTTGAAACAGCTTTCTTTATAGGTTTTGAAACTAAAAATGATTACTTAGAGTTTTCAAGTGTATACTCAACGTTAAGTACACAGCGAGATGACAATCAATTTACTGAGGATGAAAATAAATACTTAACAAAAATTTTTAATAAAGTTGGAGATGACGGTGAGAAGTTTGTCGCGTGGATGAATGTTTTTAACAAGTATGTTGTTCGTTATCCAAAAATACAAGTTGCGCTTGGAAGAATGTTAGCTAATACATCGAGTAGAGATAATGTTAAAGCCTACATAAAATCTATTTCTATCAGTAAGTGTACTGATAATTATAGCCGTAAAGTTGTTACAGAGTGCCTAAAAGAGATTGTTATATGCTCCGACTCCATTAGGAGAAAGGACCTGTGGTGCATGGCATATGAAGCTTGGTCAGATTGGAATTTCGGTGGTAATAGTAAAAATAATCATATTTTTAGTCTTATATGCTCTGAATTAGACTTTGCTATAATTGGATACATTAAAGAATGTTTAACAGAGGAAGAAAGGCTAAAAATGGATAATAGTATTTTAAGTAACTTACGCTTATTTGAAAGTAAATGGCACGATTCATCTTCTAGTGCTACTACATACTGGTATCATAATCTTTCTTATTACCAAATTATTGCGCATGCTGGTAGAGTCGATGAAGATATTGATAAATGGTTACTTACTGGCAAGTCATATATTCCAAGTGAGTTTCACGAAAACGATTATATTGCGATGTTAGTTATGTGAAATAGCTTGCCACTTTTGGTAGTTAAAGCTAACAAGTGGCAGTAAAGGACTTGGCAACCTGTCACTCAAATTGCTGTCCAAGGGGCTGGTGTCGCTTCCGGTGTTGTACTCATATAGTGGTGCATTAATGACGTCTTATGCACTTAAAGCGAGGTTGACAAAATTGGGTATACTGATGTCTTAAAACTGATCGAGAGTGAGTGACGACAACTTTTACTCGGAAGTGTTGTTCCGCACCATCAAATATTACCCAGCGTGGCCCACTAAAGGGTTTGCATCGTACGAGACTGGATGCAGACGTTCGAGCGGGCTTACAACGAGTAACGCCTGGATAATAGTATTCGGTACTTGACGCCTGCTGACCGGTATCAAATTGTTGATCGAGAACACCACGAGCACCGCAAAGCGGTTTATGAACTTGCTAAGTGCCAACATTCTCAGCGCTGGTTTGGCAACCCCCGAAACTGGAAGGTAACCAGTTTTGTATCGCTCAATCCAGGGTAAGCTGCAGGATTTTGAGCGTAACTAACAGGCTGAATAGAGAGAGCCATTTGGGCAACTGGCTTGAAAATAGCAGAGATCGGTTGGCCCATAAACCGGCTGCCTTTCAGAAGATCAACCTATTTGCTTACTAAAAGACAACACGTTCACTCGTGAAATACAGTGATGCTGCAAGCCCAATATCATTATCAAAGCACTGCCATTATTATATAAATCCATATTATTCAAGGCGATATATCAATATTATGACGAGAAAAACATTAGGCTTGAAAACAAAAAGGCAGGTAGACGCCAAACCAACCGATAACGTTGAAGATCAATTCCCTAATGATCCCGAAAAACGGTTTTTAAATGGCGTCGCTATTCATCCTTCCCCACGCATTGTTTTAGCGCCTGGTTCTCAGCAGCGTACGGTGCGAGCGATGGATTTGATTACGCCCATTGGGATGGGGCAACGAGGGTTGATTGTGGCGCCGCCAGGCTCTGGCAAAACGACGATGTTAAAACATATCTGTCAGGCTGTGGCCGAGGCTCATCCTGACATAAAGCTGTATGCCTTGCTGATTGATGAGCGCCCTGAAGAAGTAACCGATTTTAAGCGCAGTGTGTCGGCAGAGGTACATGCCTCGTCGTCAGACGAGACCTACACACACCATGTGCGTATGGCCGATAAGCTGCTTGAGACGGCGCGTAAGCAGGCAGGCGAGGGGCATGATGTGATGATCTTGATCGATTCGCTTACCAGACTTTCGCGCGTTCACAATGCCGAGCAGCGGGGCAACGG harbors:
- a CDS encoding VPA1262 family N-terminal domain-containing protein, whose amino-acid sequence is MDQLKKLLEYGVLGFYDRVEITEIFAHLPDKTICNIFTIIVAENRLDEKIASPKLINNKRLVVSKLKDWSFGILSYTKNINDILLNIKELKEEGSWSASGNMLKLEDQFQYQPPKFVPPDSFEEVPLNKVLKNNFWNGSHIVELQNSTKNKVIPFLESPELLQELSEKIQQYIPIALASLSDRLGNFLIQIPVTVIQAQFQHSKSENDLRLKIAFHPKAKNRKLRVNCEMEYDKIINGYGSYEIKGTDLVIPMDSDYGPHKGVVWDDEHNLILAATRPSSFVSTFSVEIGIIENEPRVFKIKNKDIEENIRINVRHTQRNDVGDKSYNHDGWVQKRLYRDEKTRLTKQKKFIQYKPKAGDVESEHQKAISDIKSLIVQYGEKGVWLWDPYLNANDILKTLFYCPYFGSDLRALTNLSAFNDKCETKEKAKGKNALLVEQKKIFQNLDSNFYGIKFEFRARIGSSGWNFHDRFLIFPDTREGVLAWSLGTSVNSLGKQHHILQKIDDGQLIADSFIELWEQLDHQDNLIWKHQ
- the rho gene encoding transcription termination factor Rho, with protein sequence MTRKTLGLKTKRQVDAKPTDNVEDQFPNDPEKRFLNGVAIHPSPRIVLAPGSQQRTVRAMDLITPIGMGQRGLIVAPPGSGKTTMLKHICQAVAEAHPDIKLYALLIDERPEEVTDFKRSVSAEVHASSSDETYTHHVRMADKLLETARKQAGEGHDVMILIDSLTRLSRVHNAEQRGNGRTMSGGLDSRAMEIPRKLFGAARKIENGGSLTILATVLVDTGSRMDQVIFEEFKGTGNMELVLSRDVANQRIFPAIDIAKSSTRREELLIDEIDIEKVRTLRRALTTLKPVEGAQKLLGLLEKYPTNAELLDAFLPAS